A genome region from Cyprinus carpio isolate SPL01 chromosome B23, ASM1834038v1, whole genome shotgun sequence includes the following:
- the LOC109054125 gene encoding cAMP-dependent protein kinase inhibitor gamma-like: MMDVEASYSEFINCDRTGRRNAVPDIKGEAVAVGTGELSKDMAQMDLKAAEGDASGSPAPEAEASGSQDKQGTEGPS; encoded by the exons ATGATGGACGTTGAGGCGTCATATTCAGAGTTCATAAACTGTGATCGTACAGGTCGCAGGAACGCAGTGCCAGACATTAAAGGAGAGGCAGTAGCGGTGGGGACTGGTGAACTATCCAAAGACATGGCTCAGATGGACCTGAAAGCTGCAG AGGGAGATGCTTCTGGATCTCCAGCCCCTGAAGCAGAGGCATCTGGGAGCCAGGATAAACAGGGGACAGAGGGACCGTCATAA
- the LOC109054124 gene encoding adenosine deaminase-like, producing the protein MAETNGKPAFDKPKIELHVHLDGAIRIKTIVEVAKRRGITLPANGEDKMRELVIMHEPATLTEFLGKFKHYMHAIAGDREAIKRIAYEFVETKAEEGVMYVEARYSPHLLANKGVDPLPWDQEPGDITPADVVALVNQGFKEGEKAFKTKVRSILCCMRHMPNWSMEVVELCKKYRQDGVVAIDLAGDESLSCESYPGHNTHTHTHTHQEAVRSEVHRTVHAGEVGSASAVKEAVEVLKAERIGHGYNTLEDQTLYKQLLQQNMHFEMCPVSSTLTGACDPDFTKHPLITFKKDKANYSLNTDDPTIFNTTLNSDYQVVQKYMDFTEEEFKRLNINAAESCFLSAKEKKELLEQLYEAYGMLDKTLLSSVLL; encoded by the exons ATGGCAGAAACGAATGGAAAACCAGCATTTGATAAACCTAAG ATTGAGCTACATGTGCATCTTGATGGTGCTATTCGAATAAAGACCATTGTAGAAGTAGCAAA GCGGCGGGGAATCACTCTACCTGCGAACGGCGAGGATAAAATGAGAGAACTGGTCATAATGCATGAGCCGGCCACACTCACAGAATTCCTTGGCAAGTTCAAACACTACATGCATGCCATTGC AGGGGACAGAGAGGCCATCAAGAGAATAGCTTATGAGTTTGTAGAGACTAAGGCTGAAGAGGGAGTGATGTATGTTGAAGCCAGATACAGCCCTCATCTGCTGGCCAACAAGGGTGTGGATCCTCTTCCTTGGGACCAAGAACC AGGAGACATCACTCCTGCTGATGTTGTGGCCCTGGTGAACCAGGGGTTCAAAGAGGGAGAGAAGGCCTTCAAAACCAAAGTCAGGTCCATTCTGTGCTGCATGCGTCACATGCCAA ATTGGTCTATGGAAGTTGTCGAGCTGTGTAAGAAGTATCGTCAAGATGGAGTTGTGGCAATAGACCTAGCAGGAGATGAATCCCTGAGCTGTGAGTCATACCcaggacacaacacacacacacacacacacacacacc agGAAGCCGTCAGAAGTGAGGTACACAGAACGGTGCATGCAGGAGAAGTGGGCTCTGCCAGTGCGGTGAAAGAG GCTGTGGAAGTTCTGAAAGCAGAACGCATTGGACATGGATACAACACGCTTGAAGATCAAACTCTATATAAACAACTGCTCcaacaaaacatgcattttgag ATGTGCCCAGTCTCTAGCACACTGACAGGAGCCTGTGACCCAGACTTCACTAAACATCCTCTCATCAC attCAAGAAGGACAAAGCTAACTACTCCTTAAATACAGATGACCCTACCATCTTCAACACCACCTTGAACTCAGACTACCAGGTGGTGCAGAAATACATGGATTTCACTGAAGAAGAGTTCAAGAGACTG AATATAAATGCAGCTGAGTCCTGCTTTCTTTCTGCGAAGGAGAAAAAGGAGCTTCTTGAACAACTCTATGAGGCCTATGGCATGCTGGATAAAACGCTTTTGAGCTCAGTATTGTTATAA